Below is a genomic region from Hyphomicrobium nitrativorans NL23.
CCGGACGATTTCAGCTCGGTCACGTTCGGGCTGCGGCCCGAGGCGCGCTTCCACGACGGGGAGCCGATCAAGCCCGAGGATGTGATCTTCTCGCTCGACGCCATCAAGGCGGCTAACCCGATGTACGGCCGCTATTACGCCAACGTCGTGCGCGGCGAGAAGACCGGACCGCACGAGGTGACGTTCACGTTCGATCAGAAGGGCAACCGGGAGCTGCCGCAGATCCTCGGCCAGCTTGCCGTGCTGCCCAAGCACTTCTGGGAAGGCAAGGCGCGCAACGGCGAGCCGCGCGATCTTGCAAAGAGTACGCTCGAAGTGCCGCTCGGATCGGGCCCCTATCGGATCAAGGAGTTCGACACCGGCAACCGCATCGTGTTCGAGCGTGTGGAGGACTACTGGGCGAAGGATCTTCCGGTCGCGATCGGGCAATGGAATTTCGGCGAGCTGCGCTTTCAATACTTCCGCGAGCGGGTTGCTGCGTTCGAAGACTTCAAGAGCGGGCGCGCGGACTTCTGGCGCGAGAACACTGCGAGCGCGTGGGCCACGCAGTTCAACTTCGACGCGCTCAAAAAAGGGTTCGTCAAAAAAGAGGTGATCCCGACCGAGGGCGTCGCTCGGATGCAGGGCTTCGCATTCAACATCCGCCGGCCGAAGTTTCAGGATCGGCGCGTGCGGCAGGCGTTCAATCTGGCCTTCGATTTCGAAGACCTGAACCGCAGCTTGCTGTTCGGTCAGTACAGCCGCGTGCATAGTTATTTCGACAATTCCGAGCTTGCAGCGAAGGGGCTTCCGGAAGGGCGCGAGCTCGAAATCCTCAAGGCGCACGAGAAGGACCTGCCGCCGGAAGTTTTCACAACCGAGTGGAAGAACCCGACGTTTGCGACGCGCGAGGATGCGCGCGACAATCTCGCGAAGGCGATGGCGCTGCTGAAGGAAGCCGGATGGGAGATCCGCACCGAGGAAGTCGAGGATGCCGACTGCGGTTTCTTCTGCAAGGCGATGCAAACCGTCGGTCTTGGTTCGAAGCGCACGGAGCAGGTTCTGCGCAACGCCAAGGGCGAGCCGTTCACGGTGGAATTCCTGATCGGGTCGGATTCGTTCGAGCGCCACATCGCGCACTATCGCGCCAACCTCGCCAAGATCGGCATCCGGGCAACGACGCGTGTCGTCGATCCCGCAGGATACGAGCGGCGCGAGATGAGCCGCGACTACGACATCATCATCGACATGTTCCCGCAGTCCATTTCGCCCGGCAACGAGCAGCGCGACTTCTGGGGCTCGGCGGCGGCGGACCATGACGGAAGCCGCAATACCATCGGTATCAAGGACCCGGTGATCGATTCCATCATCGAGACGCTGGTGTTCGCCAAGGATCGCGACGAACTGGTGGCCGCGACGCGGGCGCTGGATCGCGTGCTGCTCTGGGGCCATTACGTGGTTCCGCATTGGTACAATCCCAACGAGTGGATTGCGACGTGGGATATGTTCGGCAGGCCCGATAAACTTCCCTCTCAGACTTCGGCGCTGACGCAGGTGTGGTGGGTGGATCAGGACAAGCTGAAGGCCCTTCAGGCCGCACGCAGGAACTGACGACGATGGGCCTGCGGAGACTGCAAGACGACATGACGGGTGCGGTGACGGTGCGCAAGGTGCCGCGCGAGGCTTTTGCGTTTCTGGCCATGTTGGCGCTCGCTGTCGGGCTTGCCGCATCGCCAGCCGCGGCCGAGCCCAGGCACGGGCTCTCGATCTTCGGCGATCTCAAGTATCCGGCCGACTTCACGCACTTCGATTACGTGAACCCGGATGCGCCGAAGGGCGGGCGCGTCTCGCAGATCGGCTCTGGCGGTCTGACCACGTTCGACAGTTTCAATCCGTTCATTCTCCGGGGCGACGCGGCGCAGGGGCTCGCTCTGTTGTTCGACAGTCTCATGGCGCGGGCCATGGACGAGCCGGATGCGGTCTATGGGCTGGTTGCGGAAACCGCCGATCTTGCAGACGACGGCATGTCCGTCACGTTCAAGCTGCGCCCCGAGGCCAAGTTTGCGGATGGCTCTCCGCTGACGGCGGAGGACGTCGTCTTCTCCTTCGACACGATCAAGTCGAAAGGCCATCCGGCGATTTCGGGCCAGATCCGCGACGTGGAGAAGGCGGAGGCGCTCGATGCGCATACCGTGCGCTATACGTTCAAGGGTACGCTGACGCGCGATCTGCCGATTAACGTCGCGACGTTGCCGATACTGTCCAAGGCCTATTATACCGAAAACGCGTTCGACCAGACGACGCTGACGCCGCCGCTCGGATCGGGGCCGTACAAGGTCGGGAATTTTCGCGCGGGCACGTATGTCGCCTATACGCGGCGCGAGGATTACTGGGGCCGCGATTTGCCCGTCAACCGGGGCCAGAACAATTTCGACGAAGTGCGCTACGAGTATTTCCGCGACCGCACGCTCGAACTCGAAAACCTGCTGTCCGGCAACTTCGATTTCCGCGAGGAATTCACCGCACGCGACTGGTCGACCAGCTACGACGTCGCGGCGGTGCGCGATGGGCGCATTTTGCGCCAGACGCTCGACGACGAACGCCCCTCCGGTGCACAGGGCTTTTTCATCAACACGCGCCGGGATAAATTCAAGGACATCCGCGTGCGCGAGGCGCTGGGCTATGCCTTCGACTTCGAGTGGAGCAACCGCAACCTGTTTTTCGGGCTCTATACGCGGACGGCGAGCTTCTTCGAAAACTCGGACATGAAAGCCGGCGGGCTGCCGACGGCCGACGAACTCAAGCTGCTGGAGCCGCACCGGGATCGCTTGCCTGAGGCTGTGTTCGGCGAGCCCGTGTCGCCGTCCGTGACCGACGGCAGCGGGAGCAACCGGGAAAATCTGCGCCGCGCGGCGAAGCTTCTGGCGGAGGCCGGCTGGGAGCAGACGCGTGACGGGTTGCGCAACGCTAAGGGCGAGAAGCTCTCGGTCGAGTTCCTGCTGTTCGAGGTGAATTTCGAGCGCATCATTGCGCCGTTCATCAAGAACCTGCAGTTGATCGGTGTCGACGCCACCATGCGGCGGGTCGATCCCGCGCAGTATCAGCGCCGTCTCAAGGATTTCGATTTCGATATCACGACGCAACGCTATTCCTTGCGGTTGTCCCCCGGTATCGAACTCAAGAACTATTGGGGCTCGGATGCCGCTGCCATGAGCGGAAGCTACAACCTCGCCGGTATTGCGGATCCCGTGCTCGACGACCTGATCGACCGGGTCGTCAAAGCGCAGTCCCGCGAGGAGCTGGTTGCGGCGACGCGGGCGGCGGATCGCGTGCTGCGGGCGGGTCATTATTGGATTCCGCAGTGGTACAAGGGGTCTCATCAGATCGCGTTCTGGGACAAGTTCGGCTGGCCAGACGTGAAGCCCAAGTACGCGCGCGGCGCGCTTGAGACGTGGTGGTTCGACGGCGAAAAGGCTAAGTCCGCGGGACGGCGTTAGCGGTTTGCCCGGGGCGGACCGACGCGGTCTTGCTTAAGGGCGAACGGTGCCAGGGTCAGGGGATGTGATCGAACGATGGCTTCTTATCTCCTCAAGCGCGTGCTGCTGATCGTGCCGACGATGCTCGGCATCATGCTGATCAGTTTCGCCATCATCCAGTTCGCGCCGGGTGGGCCGGTCGAGCAGATGATCGCCAAGCTTTCGGGCACCGATACCTCGATCACCGATCGCATCGGCGGCGGGGGTGGCGGCGATACGCTCGGCGGGCAATCGCAGATGGGAGCCGGTGGAGACAGCGTCACGTCCCGTTATCGCGGCGCGCAGGGCCTCGATCCGGAGTTCATCCTGGAACTCGAACGGCAGTTCGGCTTCGACAAGCCCGCCCACGAACGCTTCTTCCTGATGATGAAGAATTATCTCACGTTCGATTTCGGCCGCAGCTACTTCCGCGACGTGTCGGTGATCGAGCTGATCAAGGAGAAGTTGCCGGTTTCGATTTCGCTCGGCATTTGGATCACGCTCATCACCTATTTCATCTCGATTCCGCTCGGCATCCGCAAGGCGGTGCGGGATGGCGAGCGCTTCGACACCTGGACCAGCACGGCGCTGGTGATCGGTTATGCCGTGCCGGGCTTCCTCGTTGCGGTGCTGCTGTTGATCCTGTTTGCGGGCTCGTCGTTCCTGCAGATCTTCCCGTCGCGGGGGCTGTTCTCCGACAACTGGGAAGAGCTTTCTCTCTTCGGCAAGGTCGTCGATTACTTCTGGCACCTGACGCTGCCGATCATCGCCATGGCGCTCGGCTCGTTCACGACAATGACCTTTCTCACCAAGAACAGCTTCCTGGACGAGATCCGCAAGCAGTACGTGGTCACGGCGCGCTCGAAGGGGCTCGGCGAGCGCGAGGTGCTCTACGGACATATTTTCCGCAACGCCATGCTGATCATCATCGCGGGCTTCCCCGGCGCGTTCATCAGCGCGTTCTTCACGGGATCGCTTTTGATCGAGACGGTGTTCTCGCTCGACGGACTCGGGTTGCTCGGGTTCGAATCCGCCATCAAGCGCGATTATGCGGTCGTGTTCGCCACCC
It encodes:
- a CDS encoding extracellular solute-binding protein translates to MTALMVQRPTTSFFSLLIVALATSAAAFGQGAEAPGAEAVAEPPAPPAQVRHHALSLVGEPRFGPDFKHFDWVNPNAPKGGVVRFATQGTFDSLNPFSIRGVPAGGVGMIYNTLMAGSPDEPSTEYGLIAEWVSFPDDFSSVTFGLRPEARFHDGEPIKPEDVIFSLDAIKAANPMYGRYYANVVRGEKTGPHEVTFTFDQKGNRELPQILGQLAVLPKHFWEGKARNGEPRDLAKSTLEVPLGSGPYRIKEFDTGNRIVFERVEDYWAKDLPVAIGQWNFGELRFQYFRERVAAFEDFKSGRADFWRENTASAWATQFNFDALKKGFVKKEVIPTEGVARMQGFAFNIRRPKFQDRRVRQAFNLAFDFEDLNRSLLFGQYSRVHSYFDNSELAAKGLPEGRELEILKAHEKDLPPEVFTTEWKNPTFATREDARDNLAKAMALLKEAGWEIRTEEVEDADCGFFCKAMQTVGLGSKRTEQVLRNAKGEPFTVEFLIGSDSFERHIAHYRANLAKIGIRATTRVVDPAGYERREMSRDYDIIIDMFPQSISPGNEQRDFWGSAAADHDGSRNTIGIKDPVIDSIIETLVFAKDRDELVAATRALDRVLLWGHYVVPHWYNPNEWIATWDMFGRPDKLPSQTSALTQVWWVDQDKLKALQAARRN
- a CDS encoding extracellular solute-binding protein — protein: MGLRRLQDDMTGAVTVRKVPREAFAFLAMLALAVGLAASPAAAEPRHGLSIFGDLKYPADFTHFDYVNPDAPKGGRVSQIGSGGLTTFDSFNPFILRGDAAQGLALLFDSLMARAMDEPDAVYGLVAETADLADDGMSVTFKLRPEAKFADGSPLTAEDVVFSFDTIKSKGHPAISGQIRDVEKAEALDAHTVRYTFKGTLTRDLPINVATLPILSKAYYTENAFDQTTLTPPLGSGPYKVGNFRAGTYVAYTRREDYWGRDLPVNRGQNNFDEVRYEYFRDRTLELENLLSGNFDFREEFTARDWSTSYDVAAVRDGRILRQTLDDERPSGAQGFFINTRRDKFKDIRVREALGYAFDFEWSNRNLFFGLYTRTASFFENSDMKAGGLPTADELKLLEPHRDRLPEAVFGEPVSPSVTDGSGSNRENLRRAAKLLAEAGWEQTRDGLRNAKGEKLSVEFLLFEVNFERIIAPFIKNLQLIGVDATMRRVDPAQYQRRLKDFDFDITTQRYSLRLSPGIELKNYWGSDAAAMSGSYNLAGIADPVLDDLIDRVVKAQSREELVAATRAADRVLRAGHYWIPQWYKGSHQIAFWDKFGWPDVKPKYARGALETWWFDGEKAKSAGRR
- a CDS encoding microcin C ABC transporter permease YejB is translated as MASYLLKRVLLIVPTMLGIMLISFAIIQFAPGGPVEQMIAKLSGTDTSITDRIGGGGGGDTLGGQSQMGAGGDSVTSRYRGAQGLDPEFILELERQFGFDKPAHERFFLMMKNYLTFDFGRSYFRDVSVIELIKEKLPVSISLGIWITLITYFISIPLGIRKAVRDGERFDTWTSTALVIGYAVPGFLVAVLLLILFAGSSFLQIFPSRGLFSDNWEELSLFGKVVDYFWHLTLPIIAMALGSFTTMTFLTKNSFLDEIRKQYVVTARSKGLGEREVLYGHIFRNAMLIIIAGFPGAFISAFFTGSLLIETVFSLDGLGLLGFESAIKRDYAVVFATLYIFALLGLVVNVVTDFVYTLVDPRIDFDSREV